From Streptomyces griseorubiginosus, one genomic window encodes:
- a CDS encoding sulfurtransferase, with protein MSRSDVLVDADWVEANLDNPNIAIVEVDEDTSAYEKNHIRNAIRIDWTKDLQDPVRRDFVDQEGFEKLLSAKGIANDTLVILYGGNNNWFASYAYWYFKLYGHENVKLLDGGRKKWELDARELVEEVPERAETTYTAKPQNTAIRAFRDDVVAAIGSQNLVDVRSPDEFSGKLLAPAHLPQEQSQRPGHVPSARNIPWSKNANDDGTFKSDEELKELYAEEQVDLAKDTIAYCRIGERSALTWFVLHELLGVENVKNYDGSWTEYGSLVGVPIELGANK; from the coding sequence ATGAGCCGCAGCGACGTCCTGGTCGACGCCGACTGGGTCGAGGCCAACCTCGACAACCCGAACATCGCGATCGTGGAGGTGGACGAAGACACGTCCGCCTACGAGAAGAACCACATCCGCAACGCGATCCGGATCGACTGGACCAAGGACCTGCAGGACCCGGTCCGCCGCGACTTCGTCGACCAGGAGGGCTTCGAGAAGCTCCTGTCGGCGAAGGGCATCGCCAACGACACCCTGGTGATCCTCTACGGCGGCAACAACAACTGGTTCGCGTCCTACGCCTACTGGTACTTCAAGCTGTACGGCCACGAGAACGTCAAGCTGCTCGACGGTGGCCGCAAGAAGTGGGAGCTGGACGCCCGCGAGCTGGTCGAGGAGGTCCCGGAGCGCGCCGAGACCACCTACACCGCCAAGCCGCAGAACACGGCCATCCGCGCCTTCCGCGACGACGTCGTGGCGGCCATCGGTTCGCAGAACCTGGTCGACGTGCGCTCCCCCGACGAGTTCTCCGGGAAGCTGCTCGCCCCGGCCCACCTGCCGCAGGAGCAGTCGCAGCGTCCGGGTCACGTCCCGTCCGCGCGCAACATCCCGTGGTCGAAGAACGCCAACGACGACGGCACCTTCAAGTCGGACGAGGAGCTCAAGGAGCTCTACGCCGAGGAGCAGGTCGACCTCGCCAAGGACACCATCGCGTACTGCCGTATCGGTGAGCGCTCGGCCCTGACCTGGTTCGTGCTGCACGAGCTGCTCGGTGTCGAGAACGTCAAGAACTACGACGGCTCCTGGACCGAGTACGGCTCCCTGGTCGGCGTTCCGATCGAGCTCGGCGCCAACAAGTAA
- a CDS encoding helix-turn-helix transcriptional regulator: MPQRRVVTGRSHEPRARFAEELRLLRAGKGGSLRDVADRLGWDASTLGKMESGRSLGSPELVEALDQHYGTSGMLLALWELAVGDPTQFKEQYRRYMVLETEAHSLWHFGVSTVHGLLQSDGYARELLALGGAKGEELDQQVEARTGRRQLLEEEDAPVFRAVLAEAVLRTPLRDAGAWREQLEHLLEVAQWPNVTIQVLPQDAGMHGLVSSDVMFLKLLGGRTVVYLENALRGELVEEITSVERLHRAYDAMRDLALNPGESRKFILRMLEEVPCEPST, encoded by the coding sequence GTGCCGCAGCGGCGGGTGGTCACGGGGCGGAGCCATGAACCGAGGGCACGGTTCGCGGAGGAACTGCGGTTACTGAGGGCCGGAAAGGGCGGCAGCCTCCGGGACGTTGCGGACCGGCTCGGCTGGGACGCGTCGACGCTGGGCAAGATGGAGAGCGGGCGCAGCCTGGGCAGCCCGGAGCTCGTGGAGGCCCTGGACCAGCACTACGGGACGTCGGGGATGCTGCTGGCCCTGTGGGAGCTGGCGGTCGGGGACCCGACGCAGTTCAAGGAGCAGTACCGGCGGTACATGGTGCTGGAGACGGAGGCGCACAGTCTGTGGCACTTCGGGGTGAGCACCGTGCACGGCCTGCTCCAGTCGGACGGGTACGCCCGTGAGTTGCTTGCGCTGGGCGGCGCCAAGGGCGAGGAACTGGACCAGCAGGTCGAGGCCCGCACCGGGCGGCGCCAGCTGCTGGAGGAGGAGGACGCCCCCGTGTTCCGGGCCGTCCTCGCGGAGGCGGTGCTGCGGACTCCGCTGCGGGACGCGGGCGCGTGGCGGGAGCAGTTGGAGCACTTGCTGGAGGTGGCGCAGTGGCCCAACGTGACGATCCAGGTGCTGCCGCAGGACGCGGGGATGCACGGTCTGGTGAGCAGCGACGTGATGTTCCTGAAGCTGCTGGGTGGTCGGACGGTGGTGTACCTGGAGAACGCCCTGCGAGGTGAACTGGTCGAGGAAATCACATCCGTTGAGCGGCTCCACCGTGCCTACGATGCGATGCGTGACCTCGCGCTGAACCCGGGCGAGTCACGGAAGTTCATCCTGCGGATGTTGGAGGAAGTGCCGTGCGAGCCATCGACCTGA
- a CDS encoding DUF1416 domain-containing protein — MCGAKAGGPDASTIKPGETTIQGQVTRDGEPVVGYVRLLDSTGEFTAEVPTSATGQFRFYAAEGTWTVRALVPGGTADRTVVAQQGGLAEVAIAV; from the coding sequence ATGTGTGGAGCGAAGGCCGGCGGCCCGGACGCCTCGACGATCAAGCCCGGTGAGACCACGATCCAGGGTCAGGTGACGCGTGACGGCGAGCCTGTGGTGGGCTACGTCCGCCTCCTGGACTCGACCGGCGAGTTCACGGCGGAGGTCCCGACCTCCGCGACGGGCCAGTTCCGCTTCTACGCGGCCGAGGGCACCTGGACCGTCCGCGCCCTGGTCCCCGGCGGCACCGCCGACCGTACGGTCGTCGCCCAGCAGGGCGGCCTGGCCGAGGTCGCGATCGCGGTCTGA
- a CDS encoding DUF2993 domain-containing protein codes for MRALRILLITAVILGGLFVAADRLAVHFAEGEVADRLKTQEGLTTTPSVDIKGFPFLTQVAGGELDDVQVGMKEYDADTGTSGGTIRIDDLNAAMKGVAFSGDYSSATATTASGTAAITYDQLLKAAKSQETQLPLGITAKVVGLSDGGDGKIKVDIKVSALEKPVSVLSTVSVVDGDTVRVHADSIPSFGSITLADSDFRSIADFDQKIEGLPGGIKLDKVDAGANGVEIAVKGSNVKLAG; via the coding sequence ATGCGCGCCCTGCGAATACTTCTGATCACCGCCGTGATTCTCGGCGGGCTGTTCGTCGCCGCCGACCGTCTGGCGGTCCACTTCGCGGAGGGCGAGGTCGCCGACCGGCTGAAGACGCAGGAGGGGCTGACCACGACCCCGAGCGTGGACATCAAGGGGTTCCCGTTCCTGACCCAGGTGGCCGGCGGCGAACTCGACGACGTCCAGGTCGGGATGAAGGAGTACGACGCGGACACCGGCACCAGCGGGGGCACGATCCGCATCGACGACCTGAACGCCGCCATGAAGGGCGTCGCGTTCTCCGGCGACTACAGCTCCGCCACCGCCACCACCGCCTCCGGCACCGCCGCCATCACCTACGACCAGCTGCTCAAGGCGGCCAAGTCGCAGGAGACCCAGCTGCCGCTCGGCATCACCGCGAAGGTCGTCGGGCTCTCCGACGGCGGCGACGGCAAGATCAAGGTCGACATCAAGGTGAGCGCCCTGGAGAAGCCCGTGTCCGTGCTCAGCACCGTCAGCGTCGTCGACGGGGACACCGTGCGGGTGCACGCCGACTCGATCCCCAGCTTCGGCAGCATCACCCTCGCCGACTCCGACTTCCGCTCCATCGCCGACTTCGACCAGAAGATCGAGGGCCTGCCCGGCGGCATCAAGCTCGACAAGGTCGACGCGGGTGCGAACGGTGTGGAGATCGCGGTGAAGGGTTCGAACGTCAAGCTCGCCGGGTAG
- a CDS encoding DUF397 domain-containing protein, with amino-acid sequence MRAIDLSGVTWRKSSYSNPDGGACLEVSDDASPLVPVRDSKDPARPPLLFSAEAWSAFTYNLRG; translated from the coding sequence GTGCGAGCCATCGACCTGAGCGGTGTGACGTGGCGCAAGAGCAGTTACAGCAACCCGGACGGCGGCGCCTGCCTGGAGGTCTCCGACGACGCCTCCCCCCTCGTCCCCGTCCGTGACAGCAAGGACCCGGCCCGCCCCCCGCTCCTCTTCTCGGCGGAAGCGTGGTCCGCGTTCACGTACAACCTCCGGGGCTGA
- a CDS encoding DUF3099 domain-containing protein produces the protein MLARRRHVYFAMMGTCIGLFVLAWGVVRLWSMPVAVGMCVVAMVIPPLAAMVANRRGPDDRWWDDPSGDPKSDEWWDELDGRKRRQ, from the coding sequence ATGTTGGCGCGACGACGGCATGTCTACTTCGCCATGATGGGCACGTGCATCGGGCTGTTCGTGCTGGCCTGGGGAGTCGTGCGGCTCTGGTCGATGCCGGTGGCCGTGGGGATGTGCGTGGTGGCCATGGTGATCCCGCCGCTCGCCGCGATGGTCGCCAACCGGCGCGGCCCCGACGACCGCTGGTGGGACGACCCCTCCGGCGACCCGAAGTCCGACGAGTGGTGGGACGAACTGGACGGGAGGAAGCGCCGGCAGTAG
- a CDS encoding DsrE family protein, producing MAKKLVIKVTAGADAPERCSQAFTVAAVAVASGVDVSLWLTGESAWFALPGRAAEFELPHAAPLPDLLDSILAGGRLTLCTQCAARRDITEKDVIEGVRIAGAQVFVQEALADGTQALVY from the coding sequence ATGGCGAAGAAGCTCGTGATCAAGGTGACCGCCGGGGCCGATGCTCCCGAGCGCTGTTCGCAGGCGTTCACCGTGGCGGCGGTGGCCGTGGCCAGTGGCGTGGACGTCTCGCTGTGGCTGACCGGGGAGTCGGCCTGGTTCGCCCTGCCGGGCCGGGCCGCCGAGTTCGAGCTGCCGCACGCCGCCCCGCTGCCCGACCTGCTGGACTCGATCCTCGCGGGCGGGCGGCTCACCCTGTGCACCCAGTGCGCGGCCCGCCGGGACATCACGGAGAAGGACGTCATCGAGGGCGTACGGATCGCGGGCGCGCAGGTGTTCGTGCAGGAGGCCCTGGCGGACGGGACGCAGGCGCTCGTCTACTGA
- a CDS encoding Ms5788A family Cys-rich leader peptide encodes MSVPTIDAMKRQADLTKRRAVDLCRVAAMLCRPF; translated from the coding sequence ATGTCCGTCCCTACGATCGACGCCATGAAGCGACAGGCGGATCTCACGAAGCGGCGGGCAGTAGACCTGTGCCGCGTCGCCGCCATGCTCTGTCGCCCCTTCTGA